The Flammeovirgaceae bacterium genome contains a region encoding:
- the rpsO gene encoding 30S ribosomal protein S15, producing MPLTAELKKELFKKHSPSKTEKDSGSPESQIAMFTRRINELTEHLKEHKKDHATQQGLMKLVGKRKKLLNYLQRNNIERYRSIIAELDLRK from the coding sequence ATGCCATTAACTGCGGAATTGAAAAAGGAGTTGTTTAAGAAACACAGTCCCTCGAAAACTGAAAAAGACAGCGGATCGCCCGAATCGCAGATCGCCATGTTTACCAGGCGGATTAACGAGTTAACTGAACACCTGAAAGAGCACAAAAAAGATCATGCTACCCAACAGGGCCTGATGAAACTGGTAGGTAAGCGTAAAAAGTTGCTCAATTACCTGCAGCGCAACAACATTGAGCGGTATCGGTCAATTATAGCCGAGCTTGACTTAAGAAAGTAA
- a CDS encoding ROK family protein, translating to MSDITIGIDIGGTNTKFGIADRQGNVLFQDKISTQSYNDFTDYIHDLSAKIKTALPAGHTLLGIGVGAANGNYYKGTIEHATNLKWKGIIPLADLLKKEFNVPVIVTNDANAAAVGEMIYGAAKGMRDFVVITLGTGLGSGLVCNGELVNGKHGIAGELGHTTVNYAGRYCNCGKRGCLETYVSATGIKRTVYKLLADHLEPSELRGISFDKLNTKMITEAALRGDVVAKEAFDYTGRILGTKLAETVVHTDPEAIFLFGGLSLAGDLIFTPTIKHMEINLMPIFRGKVKVLPSGLQNQAAPILGASSLVWNYLERVTSKGGNPELLPC from the coding sequence ATGAGCGATATTACCATAGGCATTGATATTGGCGGAACAAATACCAAGTTTGGTATTGCCGACCGGCAGGGAAATGTACTCTTCCAGGATAAAATTTCTACGCAGTCGTACAATGATTTTACTGATTATATTCATGATTTATCAGCTAAAATAAAGACCGCACTTCCTGCCGGGCATACGTTGCTGGGCATTGGCGTTGGGGCAGCCAACGGAAATTATTACAAGGGTACTATTGAGCATGCCACAAACCTGAAATGGAAAGGAATTATACCACTGGCCGACCTGTTAAAAAAGGAATTCAATGTTCCGGTAATTGTAACCAACGATGCCAATGCAGCTGCCGTTGGCGAAATGATATATGGTGCAGCCAAGGGCATGCGCGACTTTGTAGTAATAACTCTGGGTACCGGGCTGGGCAGCGGGCTTGTATGTAATGGCGAACTGGTAAATGGCAAGCACGGCATTGCCGGTGAATTGGGGCATACTACTGTAAATTATGCCGGCCGTTATTGCAACTGTGGTAAGCGCGGTTGCTTAGAGACTTATGTTTCGGCCACAGGCATTAAGCGCACGGTTTACAAACTGCTGGCCGACCACCTGGAACCCAGCGAACTCAGGGGTATCAGTTTCGACAAACTGAATACCAAAATGATTACCGAAGCTGCGCTGCGGGGTGATGTGGTGGCTAAGGAAGCGTTTGATTACACCGGCCGGATATTGGGCACCAAACTGGCAGAAACCGTGGTACATACCGACCCCGAAGCCATTTTTCTGTTTGGCGGATTATCGTTGGCCGGTGATTTAATTTTTACGCCCACCATTAAACACATGGAAATAAACCTGATGCCGATATTCCGTGGCAAGGTAAAGGTGCTTCCTTCCGGATTACAAAATCAGGCCGCACCCATTTTGGGTGCCAGCAGTTTGGTGTGGAATTACCTGGAACGTGTTACTTCAAAAGGCGGTAACCCAGAACTATTGCCGTGTTAG
- a CDS encoding ATPase, which yields MAKKRLLARDYEIHASIKMLYPYIQTASGLAEWFADDVKVNNQDKTYTFYWDNEEHKARLVAHRTNHYARFEFLPESTEDEKDPAYFELRLEFNELTQSVFLKVTDYSDFDDLKELEDLWDSLVETLRKIVGG from the coding sequence ATGGCCAAAAAAAGACTACTCGCCAGGGACTATGAAATTCATGCATCGATCAAGATGCTATACCCCTATATTCAGACCGCCAGCGGATTGGCCGAATGGTTTGCTGATGATGTTAAGGTAAACAACCAGGATAAGACCTATACATTTTACTGGGACAACGAAGAGCACAAAGCCAGGCTGGTTGCGCACCGAACCAACCATTATGCCCGGTTTGAATTTTTACCTGAAAGTACTGAAGACGAAAAAGACCCTGCTTACTTTGAACTTCGTCTTGAGTTTAACGAGTTAACCCAATCGGTATTCCTTAAGGTTACGGATTACTCAGATTTTGATGATCTGAAAGAGCTTGAAGACCTGTGGGACAGTCTGGTTGAAACACTTCGTAAGATTGTAGGCGGTTAA
- a CDS encoding DUF3536 domain-containing protein, translated as MKRYICIHGHFYQPPRENAWLEVIEVQDSAHPYHDWNERITAECYAPNAASRILDDRKVIRDIVNNYAKISFNFGPTLLSWMEENDPETYRAILEADKESIKNFGGHGSAIAQVYNHMILPLATRADKETQVIWGIRDFEYRFGRKPEGMWLSETAVDTETLEVLAQAGIRFTILAPRQAKAYRKMGEEHWYEVGASGIDTRRPYRCLLPSGNSIILFFYDGERSQGVAFNGLLNNGQQFAEELLGAFSDHNETPQLVHIATDGETYGHHHKHGDMALAYCLDYIEKKEGVRLTNYAEFLSMQPPVYDVLIHENSSWSCVHGVERWRADCGCNSGKPGWHQRWRKPLREALDWLRNRLNELFQQEAARYLKDPGEARNDYISVILNRNDDTIRKFLKDHALKTAEPGNVLRLMEMQRHAMLMYTSCGWFFDEISGIETTQIMQYACRAMQLMTQLGGNELESEFLKRLEAAPSNDPLLHHGAAAYLRFVVPAKTNLQRVGMHYAVASLFEEDPENFPIFNYTTSNEFFIRKEAGEQRLVVGITRVRSNVTRSEKRFAFAAVYLGKHNILGNISLEMDEVTFASMQTRIVVAFDEGRLGDVIGLMQTYFGPDKYTLWHLFKDEKRKVLDMIMQQSMEELEETLRRVYNRDYPLVNALAHNNIPIPKAYTTTFEYILNADLINSFQTEKINIKKIEHVMGELASWELAITDPDNVARLAGDSIFKELRRISAERSNLKRIERLNRLFPLLRKFDLEPNLHKSQNLYFEISRGEGIETLSSKPEWVNQFKLLGENLGVKV; from the coding sequence ATGAAACGATACATTTGCATACACGGACACTTCTATCAGCCGCCCCGCGAAAATGCCTGGCTTGAGGTTATCGAAGTACAGGACTCGGCCCATCCGTACCACGACTGGAATGAGCGGATAACTGCTGAATGTTATGCGCCCAATGCAGCATCGCGAATTCTGGATGATCGAAAAGTTATCCGCGACATTGTAAACAACTACGCTAAAATCAGTTTCAATTTCGGCCCCACACTGCTCTCGTGGATGGAAGAGAACGACCCGGAAACCTATCGGGCTATCCTCGAAGCCGATAAAGAGAGTATAAAAAACTTTGGCGGGCATGGTTCTGCCATCGCTCAGGTTTACAATCACATGATTCTGCCCCTGGCCACACGGGCTGATAAGGAAACCCAGGTTATTTGGGGTATTCGCGATTTCGAATATCGGTTTGGCAGAAAGCCCGAAGGCATGTGGCTTTCGGAAACTGCTGTTGATACAGAAACACTGGAAGTGCTGGCACAGGCCGGTATCCGCTTTACCATTCTTGCGCCTCGGCAGGCAAAGGCCTATCGTAAAATGGGCGAGGAACATTGGTATGAAGTTGGCGCTTCCGGCATCGACACCCGCAGGCCGTACCGGTGTCTGCTGCCGTCAGGCAATTCAATCATCTTATTCTTTTACGATGGCGAACGTTCGCAAGGCGTGGCCTTTAACGGGTTGCTGAATAACGGACAGCAGTTTGCAGAAGAATTGTTGGGTGCTTTCAGTGATCATAACGAAACACCTCAACTGGTGCACATTGCTACCGATGGCGAAACCTACGGCCATCACCATAAACATGGCGACATGGCGCTGGCCTATTGCTTGGATTATATTGAGAAAAAGGAAGGCGTTAGGCTTACAAACTATGCTGAGTTCCTCTCGATGCAGCCTCCTGTTTATGATGTGCTGATACACGAGAATAGTTCATGGAGTTGCGTACATGGTGTTGAGCGGTGGCGTGCCGACTGCGGCTGTAACTCCGGAAAGCCCGGTTGGCACCAGCGCTGGCGTAAGCCCCTGCGGGAAGCGCTTGACTGGCTTCGCAACCGGTTAAATGAATTGTTTCAGCAGGAAGCCGCCCGGTACCTTAAAGATCCGGGGGAAGCGCGTAACGACTACATCAGCGTAATCCTTAACCGAAACGATGATACGATTCGTAAATTTCTAAAGGATCATGCTTTAAAAACAGCCGAGCCGGGCAATGTGCTTCGCCTGATGGAAATGCAGCGTCACGCCATGTTAATGTACACCAGTTGTGGTTGGTTTTTCGATGAAATCAGTGGTATTGAAACCACCCAGATTATGCAATATGCCTGCCGGGCCATGCAGCTGATGACTCAACTTGGAGGTAATGAGCTCGAATCCGAATTTTTAAAGCGGCTTGAAGCTGCCCCCAGCAATGATCCTTTGCTACACCATGGTGCAGCTGCCTACCTGCGGTTTGTAGTGCCTGCTAAAACAAATTTGCAGCGTGTGGGTATGCATTATGCCGTGGCTTCACTATTTGAAGAAGATCCGGAGAACTTTCCGATATTTAACTACACCACGTCCAATGAATTTTTTATCCGTAAAGAAGCAGGTGAGCAACGGCTGGTGGTGGGAATAACACGGGTACGATCGAACGTAACCCGTTCAGAAAAGCGCTTTGCTTTTGCGGCTGTTTATTTAGGTAAGCATAACATTCTGGGAAATATTTCACTTGAAATGGATGAAGTAACATTTGCATCAATGCAAACCCGGATTGTGGTGGCATTTGATGAGGGCCGGCTTGGCGATGTTATCGGGTTGATGCAAACCTATTTCGGCCCGGATAAATACACGTTATGGCACCTGTTTAAGGATGAGAAACGCAAAGTGCTTGACATGATTATGCAACAAAGCATGGAAGAATTGGAAGAAACCTTGCGCAGGGTGTATAATCGTGACTATCCGCTGGTTAACGCGCTGGCTCACAACAATATACCCATACCTAAAGCCTATACTACCACGTTTGAGTACATTTTAAATGCCGATTTGATCAACAGTTTCCAGACTGAAAAAATTAATATTAAAAAGATTGAACACGTGATGGGTGAACTTGCTTCCTGGGAACTGGCCATTACCGATCCGGATAACGTTGCGCGCCTGGCAGGCGATAGTATATTTAAGGAACTCAGGCGGATTAGTGCCGAGCGCAGTAACCTCAAACGCATTGAGCGGCTTAACCGGTTGTTCCCGTTGTTGCGAAAGTTTGATCTGGAGCCCAACCTGCATAAAAGCCAAAACCTTTATTTTGAGATATCGAGGGGCGAGGGTATTGAAACCTTGAGTTCCAAACCAGAGTGGGTAAATCAGTTTAAATTATTAGGCGAAAATTTAGGAGTGAAGGTATAA
- a CDS encoding YjgP/YjgQ family permease, whose translation MKKLDKLIYTSFIGPFTLTFLVVVFILLTQHMLKYFDDIIGKGLGWDVIGQLLFYFGVFMTPVALPLAVLLSSLITFGNLGEHFELTAVKSAGISLLRAIRPIFFFVLILTVVAFYVNNNLVPKAALEAYSLLYDIKQKKPALDLREGAFYNGIPDISIKVDKRYPDGITIKNVLIYDHRKRDGNKDVTLADSGRMYTILNERYLKLELFNGYNYSEGSNTGQEVAGQKRKHNNETFSRSRFSKTQVVFDLSSFDLNRTDKKWFQGNRIMRNLSELNGDIDSVNNEIRTQRLQYYNNRANYFAHIERGEEITMPVELQQVNTVNQSQWEPAKKQVPDQHAVNKPDSVSEQFTIQQITKSDKVRPTRRGFLKGLRDSVKIGQATQQFQQRLARTYTASDSVSLVISKLDSLLDTPADAILYSQAAARARTTRSEISNAINTLDVYVTERKVFEIQWHKILANSLACIAMFLIGAPLGAIIKKGGLGVPFLVSILFFIIYYLLTMAGEKWAKQGIVPVPMGVWAADFILLITGLLFLRQARLDARLFDADAYLIAFDKAKLWLINKRILPKPV comes from the coding sequence ATGAAAAAACTCGATAAGCTTATTTATACCTCTTTTATCGGGCCGTTTACACTAACCTTTCTGGTGGTGGTCTTTATTCTGCTCACCCAGCATATGCTCAAGTATTTTGATGACATCATTGGTAAAGGGCTGGGCTGGGATGTTATCGGGCAACTACTGTTTTACTTTGGCGTTTTTATGACCCCCGTGGCCTTGCCGTTGGCAGTACTACTTTCATCATTAATAACATTCGGAAACCTGGGTGAACACTTTGAACTGACGGCTGTTAAAAGTGCAGGTATATCGCTGCTGCGCGCCATCCGGCCGATTTTCTTTTTCGTCCTTATCCTTACGGTGGTTGCTTTTTACGTCAACAACAACCTGGTGCCAAAAGCCGCGCTTGAGGCATACAGTTTATTGTATGATATTAAGCAGAAAAAGCCAGCACTTGATTTACGCGAGGGCGCATTTTATAATGGCATACCCGATATCAGCATTAAGGTAGATAAACGATATCCGGATGGAATTACTATTAAAAATGTGCTGATTTATGATCACCGCAAGCGCGATGGTAACAAAGATGTTACACTTGCCGATTCGGGCCGCATGTACACTATACTCAACGAGCGATACCTGAAACTTGAGTTATTCAATGGCTACAATTACTCCGAAGGCTCAAATACCGGGCAGGAAGTGGCCGGCCAGAAACGTAAGCATAATAATGAAACGTTTAGCCGAAGCCGGTTTTCAAAAACACAGGTAGTTTTCGATTTATCATCATTCGATTTGAACCGCACGGATAAAAAGTGGTTTCAGGGCAACCGCATTATGCGCAACCTCAGCGAACTGAATGGTGATATTGATTCGGTGAATAACGAAATACGTACCCAACGCCTGCAGTATTACAACAACCGGGCAAACTATTTTGCCCATATTGAGCGGGGCGAGGAGATTACCATGCCGGTTGAGTTACAGCAAGTTAATACAGTTAACCAATCGCAATGGGAACCGGCTAAAAAACAGGTGCCCGATCAGCACGCAGTCAACAAACCAGATTCTGTCAGTGAGCAATTCACCATTCAGCAAATCACCAAATCAGATAAGGTTAGGCCCACCCGCAGAGGATTTTTGAAAGGACTTCGCGATTCTGTAAAAATCGGTCAAGCAACACAGCAGTTTCAGCAGCGACTTGCCCGTACCTACACCGCTTCAGACTCTGTTTCGTTAGTGATTTCAAAACTGGATAGTCTGCTGGATACACCAGCGGATGCCATCTTATATAGCCAGGCAGCAGCCCGTGCACGCACAACCCGCAGTGAGATTTCAAATGCCATCAACACGTTGGATGTATATGTTACCGAGCGAAAGGTATTCGAAATCCAATGGCACAAAATCCTGGCTAATTCATTGGCCTGTATTGCCATGTTTTTAATTGGTGCCCCTTTGGGTGCCATTATTAAAAAGGGTGGATTAGGTGTTCCGTTTCTTGTCTCCATCCTTTTTTTCATCATCTACTACCTGTTAACCATGGCCGGTGAAAAATGGGCGAAACAAGGCATTGTTCCGGTACCCATGGGTGTTTGGGCTGCCGACTTCATTTTATTGATAACTGGCCTGCTATTTCTACGCCAGGCCCGGTTGGATGCCCGGTTGTTTGATGCCGATGCTTATTTAATTGCATTCGACAAAGCCAAACTGTGGCTGATTAACAAAAGAATCCTGCCAAAGCCAGTCTAA
- the glgB gene encoding 1,4-alpha-glucan branching protein GlgB — protein MGKKKAARSASSMPESHSRFTDFDIHLFKTGKHFKLYEKLGAHPAQFEGNNGTYFAVWAPNAKSVSVIGNFNFWDKSANKLYPRWDESGIWEGFIAGVQQGEAYKYAIQSGHGAWLEKADPFAVYAETPPRTASITWHPDFKWTDKKWMQSRKKLAQSPKPYSVYEVHLGSWRRVPDEGNRSLTYRELATQLVEYVKEMGFTHVELLPVMEHPFFGSWGYQVTGYFAPSGRYGSPEDFMFLVDSLHQAGIGVILDWVPSHFPGDEHGLFLFDGTHLYEHADPRKGFHPDWKSYIFNYGRNEVRSFLISNAMYWLDRFHVDGLRVDAVASMLYLDYSRKEGEWVPNQYGGRENIEAINFLKEFNEAVYAGFPDIVTIAEESTAWPGVSRPTYLGGLGFGQKWMMGWMHDTLKYFKEDPIHRSWHHNEITFSIMYAFTENFMLPLSHDEVVHGKGSLIGRMPGDEWRKFANLRLLFSYMFTHPGSKLIFMGGEFGQFAEWNHDQSLHWHLLEYPLHSGVQLLLKDLNKLYKQEPALYKYAFDARGFEWVDFADRQNSVIVYLRKADEKKETLLVACNFTPEVRHDYRMGVPYRGKWMEIFNSDDKKYGGSGVLNTGLMATTPVKCHGRDYSVSITLPPLGITLLKLEKEELEFDIES, from the coding sequence ATGGGAAAAAAGAAAGCAGCCAGATCCGCATCCAGTATGCCGGAGAGCCATTCTCGGTTTACCGACTTCGATATTCATTTGTTTAAAACCGGTAAACATTTCAAACTCTATGAAAAGCTTGGTGCGCACCCGGCTCAATTCGAAGGGAATAATGGTACTTACTTTGCCGTGTGGGCCCCTAACGCAAAATCCGTTTCGGTAATCGGCAACTTTAATTTTTGGGATAAATCGGCCAACAAGTTATATCCGCGCTGGGATGAATCAGGAATTTGGGAAGGGTTTATAGCCGGTGTTCAACAAGGCGAAGCATACAAATACGCCATTCAATCGGGCCACGGAGCCTGGCTCGAAAAAGCTGATCCCTTTGCTGTTTATGCCGAAACACCTCCGCGCACAGCATCCATTACCTGGCACCCCGATTTTAAATGGACGGATAAAAAATGGATGCAATCACGAAAGAAACTGGCGCAAAGCCCCAAACCTTATTCGGTTTACGAAGTGCATTTGGGTTCATGGAGGCGGGTACCCGATGAGGGTAATCGCTCACTCACGTATCGTGAACTGGCCACACAATTAGTGGAATATGTTAAAGAAATGGGATTTACCCACGTTGAGTTGCTGCCCGTTATGGAGCATCCGTTTTTCGGCTCATGGGGCTACCAGGTTACCGGGTACTTTGCCCCCTCAGGCCGCTATGGCAGTCCCGAAGATTTTATGTTTCTGGTCGATTCGCTTCACCAGGCAGGCATAGGCGTTATCCTCGACTGGGTGCCCTCTCACTTTCCGGGCGATGAGCATGGATTGTTTTTGTTCGATGGTACCCACCTGTACGAACATGCCGATCCGCGCAAAGGATTTCATCCCGACTGGAAGAGTTACATTTTTAATTATGGCCGCAACGAAGTGCGGTCATTCCTCATCAGCAATGCCATGTACTGGCTCGACCGGTTTCATGTTGACGGCCTTCGTGTGGATGCCGTGGCCAGCATGTTGTACCTGGATTATTCCCGCAAGGAAGGCGAATGGGTTCCCAATCAATACGGAGGGCGCGAAAACATCGAGGCGATTAATTTTCTGAAAGAGTTTAATGAAGCCGTGTATGCCGGATTTCCGGACATCGTAACGATAGCGGAAGAGTCAACTGCCTGGCCAGGCGTATCGAGGCCAACCTACCTTGGCGGACTGGGCTTTGGCCAGAAGTGGATGATGGGTTGGATGCACGATACGCTTAAATACTTTAAGGAAGATCCTATACACCGGTCCTGGCATCATAATGAGATTACGTTCAGCATAATGTATGCCTTTACCGAAAATTTTATGCTTCCGCTTTCGCATGATGAAGTGGTACACGGCAAAGGATCGTTAATCGGGCGCATGCCCGGAGATGAATGGCGAAAGTTTGCCAACCTGCGCCTGTTGTTTTCGTACATGTTTACGCATCCGGGGTCGAAGTTGATTTTTATGGGTGGTGAGTTCGGCCAATTTGCCGAATGGAATCACGACCAGAGCCTGCATTGGCACTTGCTGGAGTATCCGCTGCACAGCGGAGTGCAACTACTGCTGAAAGATTTAAATAAACTGTATAAGCAGGAACCTGCATTGTATAAATACGCCTTTGATGCCCGCGGATTTGAGTGGGTTGACTTTGCCGACAGACAAAATTCGGTAATTGTTTATTTGAGAAAAGCCGATGAAAAAAAGGAGACCCTTTTGGTTGCATGCAACTTTACACCGGAAGTCCGGCACGATTACCGCATGGGTGTACCGTACCGGGGTAAATGGATGGAAATTTTTAATTCAGATGATAAAAAGTACGGAGGTAGTGGCGTGCTCAATACCGGATTAATGGCAACCACTCCCGTAAAGTGCCATGGTCGGGATTACTCTGTTTCGATTACGTTACCTCCGCTGGGCATAACTCTGCTTAAGCTTGAGAAGGAAGAACTTGAATTTGATATTGAGAGTTGA
- the pgi gene encoding glucose-6-phosphate isomerase encodes MLPSVNPTETTAWRNLEVNFLTLQAVHLNEFFEEDPARFKRFSLLFEDILVDYSKNLITTETLAELVKLAHECRLPEAINAMFSGEKINQTENRPVLHVALRNRSNAPIEVDGQNVMPKVNAVLEQMRNFANQVRNGQWKGYTGKQITDIVNIGIGGSDLGPLMVTEALKPYWTTLTPHFVSNVDGTHIVETLKRVNPETTLFIVASKTFTTQETMTNAETARQWFLSKGAKQQDIAKHFVAVSTNSKAVTDFGIAPENMFVFWDWVGGRYSLWSSIGLSIACTIGFENFEELLDGAHAMDMHFKSEPFERNIPVILALLGIWYNNFYGAASEAILPYDQYLHRFAAYFQQGNMESNGKSVDRNGQPVHYQTGPIIWGEPGTNGQHAFYQLIHQGTKLILCDFLAPAQSHNPVSDHHNKLLSNFFAQTEALMKGKSLDEVRNELKASGMTEEQIAFHAPYRVFEGNRPSNSILFKKLTPRTLGSLIAMYEHKIFVQGVIWNIFSFDQWGVELGKVLAKKILPELSSPEAVSSHDSSTNGLINYFKRLK; translated from the coding sequence ATGCTACCATCTGTAAACCCGACAGAAACAACTGCCTGGCGAAATCTGGAAGTAAATTTTCTTACCCTGCAGGCTGTCCATTTAAATGAGTTCTTTGAGGAGGATCCCGCCCGCTTTAAACGGTTCTCACTGCTTTTTGAGGACATCCTGGTTGATTACTCAAAGAACCTGATAACGACAGAGACGTTGGCTGAACTTGTTAAGCTGGCCCACGAATGTCGGTTGCCTGAAGCCATTAACGCCATGTTTTCAGGTGAGAAAATTAACCAAACAGAAAACCGGCCGGTGCTGCATGTAGCCTTGCGAAACCGAAGCAACGCACCCATTGAGGTTGACGGACAAAACGTAATGCCGAAGGTTAATGCTGTGCTGGAACAGATGCGAAACTTTGCCAACCAGGTGCGCAATGGCCAGTGGAAGGGTTATACCGGAAAACAAATCACTGACATTGTGAACATTGGTATTGGGGGATCGGATTTGGGCCCATTGATGGTAACGGAGGCACTTAAGCCTTATTGGACAACCCTTACGCCTCATTTCGTTTCAAATGTTGATGGCACACACATAGTTGAAACACTGAAAAGGGTAAATCCTGAAACCACGTTATTTATTGTGGCATCCAAAACATTTACTACGCAGGAGACTATGACCAATGCCGAAACAGCAAGGCAATGGTTCTTGTCAAAAGGTGCCAAACAACAAGATATAGCCAAGCATTTTGTAGCCGTTTCAACAAACAGTAAAGCTGTAACGGATTTCGGCATTGCACCGGAAAACATGTTTGTGTTCTGGGATTGGGTTGGCGGCCGGTATTCATTATGGTCATCCATTGGCTTGTCAATTGCCTGCACCATCGGTTTTGAAAATTTCGAAGAACTGCTGGATGGGGCCCACGCAATGGATATGCACTTTAAAAGCGAACCCTTTGAAAGAAACATACCTGTAATTCTGGCCCTGCTGGGCATTTGGTATAATAATTTTTATGGAGCCGCTTCGGAAGCGATTTTACCCTACGATCAATACCTGCATCGGTTTGCCGCTTATTTTCAGCAAGGCAATATGGAGAGCAACGGCAAATCCGTTGATCGCAACGGCCAGCCGGTTCACTATCAAACCGGCCCCATCATCTGGGGCGAACCGGGCACCAACGGGCAACACGCCTTTTATCAACTTATTCATCAGGGAACAAAACTTATTCTGTGCGATTTTCTCGCACCGGCTCAAAGTCACAATCCGGTAAGTGACCATCACAATAAATTACTTTCAAATTTCTTTGCCCAAACCGAAGCACTCATGAAAGGCAAAAGTTTGGATGAGGTGCGTAACGAATTAAAAGCAAGTGGCATGACCGAAGAACAAATTGCTTTTCATGCTCCTTACCGGGTGTTCGAAGGAAACCGCCCCAGTAACAGTATATTGTTCAAGAAACTTACGCCCCGAACGTTGGGCAGCCTGATTGCCATGTATGAACATAAAATTTTTGTGCAGGGTGTTATCTGGAATATCTTTAGTTTCGATCAGTGGGGTGTTGAACTCGGAAAAGTGTTGGCCAAGAAAATACTTCCAGAGCTAAGCAGCCCCGAAGCCGTATCGAGTCACGATTCATCCACCAACGGGCTGATTAACTATTTCAAACGATTGAAATAA
- the pfkA gene encoding 6-phosphofructokinase, translated as MMDTTISKIGVFTSGGDAPGMNAAIRAVVRASIYYKKEVFGIMRGYEGMIEGDIVKLGARSVGNILQRGGTILKSARSQEFRTPEGRKKAFEQLKKHSINALIAIGGDGSFTGLHHFYNEYGLPSVCIPGTIDNDIPGTDYTIGYDTATNTAVEAIDKIRDTALSHNRLFFVEVMGRNSGYIAINSGIAGGAGAIIIPEDHMTFEELYAILKPGEETAKKSNVVVVAEGSKIGGALELARKVAERSSYFDIKVTILGHLQRGGSPTYFDRVLASKLGVAAVEGILNGKQDVMVGILDNKISFTSFETVRSGIHAINEEDLRIAKILSI; from the coding sequence TTGATGGATACCACAATATCGAAAATCGGAGTTTTTACATCCGGTGGTGATGCCCCCGGTATGAATGCAGCTATTCGTGCAGTTGTGCGCGCTTCTATTTACTACAAAAAGGAAGTATTTGGCATTATGCGCGGTTATGAAGGCATGATTGAGGGTGACATTGTTAAGCTGGGAGCCCGTTCGGTGGGTAACATTCTTCAACGAGGCGGCACCATTCTGAAATCGGCCCGAAGCCAGGAATTCCGCACACCCGAGGGTAGAAAAAAAGCGTTCGAACAATTAAAAAAGCACAGCATCAATGCGCTGATTGCCATTGGTGGCGATGGCAGCTTTACCGGGTTACACCATTTTTATAACGAGTACGGTCTTCCATCGGTGTGTATTCCGGGAACGATTGATAACGACATACCCGGAACGGATTATACCATCGGATACGATACAGCCACCAATACTGCCGTAGAGGCCATTGATAAGATACGCGACACAGCGCTTTCGCATAACCGCTTATTTTTTGTTGAAGTAATGGGCAGGAATTCCGGCTACATTGCCATTAACAGCGGCATTGCCGGGGGTGCAGGCGCCATTATCATTCCGGAAGACCACATGACATTCGAAGAACTGTATGCCATTCTGAAACCCGGTGAAGAAACAGCTAAAAAATCAAACGTGGTAGTGGTTGCAGAGGGATCAAAAATTGGCGGAGCCCTTGAGTTGGCACGTAAAGTAGCTGAGCGTTCCTCCTACTTTGATATAAAAGTTACCATCCTGGGCCACCTGCAGCGAGGCGGCTCGCCCACTTATTTCGACAGGGTGCTTGCCAGTAAACTGGGTGTGGCTGCCGTTGAAGGAATACTGAACGGCAAACAAGATGTTATGGTTGGAATACTGGATAATAAAATCAGTTTTACATCCTTCGAAACAGTGCGATCGGGTATTCATGCAATAAATGAAGAGGATTTACGCATTGCAAAAATCTTATCAATCTGA